The following are encoded in a window of Thermoprotei archaeon genomic DNA:
- the cbiQ gene encoding cobalt ECF transporter T component CbiQ, with protein MLRDILNTLEYSVLSEKFTNINGVLQNIDPRIKLYSLALCILTAISVNSIILLGIIFVIITILTITSKIPLKLFFLRTAFIPLFSIIIVLPLPFITSGSKLIIISYDKFFVSITWEGLYKAIQFIVRVWISVASLSLLIFTTKFSKLVYLMKNIKVPIIFTSIIIITYRFIFFFINETYRMILAKEARTVNKESRLQIMKTIAQIISTLFIRAYEKNEKVYLAMIARGYTGEIKLTDNAKINYKDWAFLIISSLTFLTILLTDLWFRWYLW; from the coding sequence ATGTTACGAGATATATTGAATACACTTGAATATAGCGTGCTCTCAGAGAAATTTACAAACATCAATGGAGTCCTTCAAAACATTGATCCTCGAATAAAACTTTATAGTCTCGCATTATGCATATTAACAGCAATTAGCGTAAACTCCATAATTTTATTAGGTATTATTTTCGTGATTATTACAATACTCACTATTACATCAAAAATTCCATTGAAACTATTCTTTTTAAGAACAGCTTTTATACCTTTATTCTCCATAATAATAGTTTTACCATTACCTTTCATAACATCAGGTTCGAAATTGATTATAATAAGTTATGATAAATTTTTTGTTTCGATTACATGGGAAGGATTATATAAAGCAATACAATTCATAGTTAGAGTGTGGATTAGTGTAGCTTCGTTATCCCTTTTAATTTTCACTACGAAATTTTCTAAGCTTGTTTACTTAATGAAGAATATAAAAGTTCCAATAATTTTTACTTCTATAATAATTATTACCTACAGGTTCATCTTTTTCTTTATCAACGAAACGTACCGAATGATCTTGGCAAAAGAGGCGAGAACAGTTAATAAGGAGAGCAGATTACAGATTATGAAAACAATAGCACAAATAATTAGTACTTTATTCATAAGAGCGTACGAAAAAAATGAAAAAGTTTACTTGGCAATGATAGCTAGAGGATATACAGGTGAAATTAAATTAACCGATAACGCAAAAATAAACTACAAAGATTGGGCATTCTTAATAATTTCTTCATTAACGTTCCTCACAATCTTATTAACAGACCTCTGGTTTAGGTGGTATTTATGGTGA